The DNA window ACGCATCGTTGAACTCCTGCATCAGTATTTGCTCTATGCCCTGATCACCAACAAAAACATAGACATGGAGGTCATCATTTTTTTCAAAAGGATTTCCGTTCCTTAGGTTCTCTGTTTCTTCCTGAGATTTGATAAAGAGGAAAGCATCGTAAGAAAAATTTTCTGACATTGCTTTTTCAAGAACCGGCCTTAATTCTTCAGCGTTTTGATCAGAACTGAAGATAATGTTTCCGGAGGCCAGTACGGAGTTGACGTCTTCCATTCCGGCACCGGCAAATACCTGACAGACCTCTGCCATCTTCGTATTGGTTCCTTTTACATTGACGCCGCGGAGAAATGCACAGTATTTCATGATTTATTTTAATGGTATGGTTATTTTATTTAATCCCTGGTTTTTACATACAGATTGTAATCTGTGCCTGAAGGCTTCAGAATATAAATCTTTTCCAGCAACGGATTGCTGCTTTTCAGGTGGTCCTTCACCCTGAACTCTTTCAAAAGCCTGTAATGCATTCTATAATAGGCAGCATCCTTTCGTTCAAACAGATTATCATACGAAAGCAGGTATTTGGGTTTTCTTTTCTTTACGGTATTGATCCAGTAATTTTTTTTGTCCTTTCTGATCTCGTTCTGTATCCCCTTGTCTACCAGCCCCACTTCATCAATGGCTTTCAGGCCTGAAAAGTACGGTACATAACCGGCAGGTTCCAGCAGAATCCATTGGTTCTTATCTTTTTCATAGCGATTAAGAAATAATCCGATGGTCCTGCGGTAATTCCATTCTCCATTGCCTGTGGCAATAGAATGTATGGTCTGGAAGGCCAGCATCGGCAGGATGTAAAACAGGATAAACAGTCCCAGCCAGAGGTATTTCCGTGTTTTCTGTTCCAAGATAAAAATGACTGCCGGAACAAAAAGCAGGATC is part of the Chryseobacterium camelliae genome and encodes:
- a CDS encoding DUF1697 domain-containing protein, producing the protein MKYCAFLRGVNVKGTNTKMAEVCQVFAGAGMEDVNSVLASGNIIFSSDQNAEELRPVLEKAMSENFSYDAFLFIKSQEETENLRNGNPFEKNDDLHVYVFVGDQGIEQILMQEFNDASKAEHEKAAVVNHALYWQVPKGNILDSSFGKILGRKNLKERFTSRNINTFEKILKKMGQ